The DNA sequence TTCGGGTATGACCGAAGTTGTATGCCCCACGCGGCGGGTCGGTGGCGGCGCAACAAGTTTTGGCGTAGACATGATGCCTGTGAAGGCCGCTACGGAAATACAGAACACGCCCAGCACCAATCTCGCAGCATCGGATGTTCATCAAGTCATTTTCTCGGATCCGAATGGCGTGAAGATGGAGGCGGTCAGTGACGCACAGGTCCAGACGGCCCTTGTGACGCCCGCCTTCTCACATCGCTGACTGAGCCCGGACAAGTGGGCTACCTGCGGTGATCAAAGTCGACGTCGTGTGAGAGGCTCAGCCCATGACAAAACCTGATGCAACAGCGCCCTTTTTGAATGAGCACACCTGGAGCCTCCTCCGCCAGGCATATGCCGACTTTCACTCCGAGGCGTCAGCGGTCTACGACGAGGTTCTTATTGAGGTGTCGGACCGTATCCGCAGTTCGGGGTCGATCGGCAAGGCCGACATCGGGGCGTTGCTCTTCTGGAAGCGTCTCCGCGCCGACACCCGGTGGGTCCGGGAACTCATGGTTATGGCCGATTCCGAAGTACGCGACACTACGGGTCGCGCCGTCTCAGCGGTCAACGACACTGCCCTGGACGTTGCCTCAGCAGCTGCTGAAGGCCGAAAAGCTCTTAGCCCTTTGCCAGGCTTCGTCCGCGGTGATGCCTTTGCCTCGGCGCTGCTCACAGCGGCCGCCCCGGACCGCATGGCGGTCTACGATCGGCGGGCCCAAACGGGCCTAGAAAAGCTTGGGCTTTCGCTCTCCGCTGCAAGCGGTCGGTACGGGAGGTACATGACCATCGTCGTTGGGCTGGCGTCCGAGGCCGAACGTCGTGGGCACCGTTGGTCTCCCCGTCAGGTGGACCTGGCCCTGTTTGCTTTGGGCGGTCAAACGAGGATCAGCTAAAGACTTTTCAAACCACACGGTATTGGTGCTCAATGACGGGCCATCGCCTAGGTTCTAGGCGGGAGACCCCACAAGCATCACTGACGTCTGATCTTGAGGCAGTAACCGGCCGGTCCCGGGATCCGTGTGCGAGCTACAGGCCTCCAGGCGTGGGCAGCGGCGCAACCGCAACGTCGACGGCGGATTCGACCTCGCATCATTCCCCCGCGGCCGCGCCATCATGTTCGCCTCCGGCGCCCCCGCGGCGCTGCTCGAAACCGTGCCATGGATGGGCGGCAAGCACGACAGCGAAATCCGGGCATCCATCGCAGCCCACGATCCCTCCAAGCGGCCAGTCACAGCGGCTACCGGTGCCACAGAAACGGTGAATCCGTGGGTCACCGTCGCAGCATCCAGCAGGGGTGCAGCCGATGAGTGACTTAGGCGAATGGGACGACGAGCCCGAGGTTTCCGGCGAAGCCTCCCGATCCCGAAAGCGGGGAGGTAGAAGTAGGAGAAGCTCGTGAACCGTAGCTTTTCTACGCTGACCTGGTCAGCTTCGTTCAAGAACACCTTGCCCCGTCCTACCGCCGGAGCCTCAGCGGAACAGACCGGACCTGGTGCCCGTCGTGGTGGAAACATGAAGAAGCCATCAGCCGGCTGGAAGCGTTGTGGCGGTCTTGGCAGTTCCTCCGCCTCGACG is a window from the Arthrobacter sp. NicSoilC5 genome containing:
- a CDS encoding DUF4913 domain-containing protein; this translates as MVSFVQEHLAPSYRRSLSGTDRTWCPSWWKHEEAISRLEALWRSWQFLRLDGSTGMSIWWRDHADHHIASCFQPTAPSKAASPWQRSCSQQA